The Aquila chrysaetos chrysaetos chromosome 16, bAquChr1.4, whole genome shotgun sequence genome has a segment encoding these proteins:
- the FHL3 gene encoding four and a half LIM domains protein 3 isoform X1, protein MQAGEGGPQTGTMTECFDCDNCKESLYGRKYIQMDNGPYCIPCYDAHFANTCDECKELIGHDCRELYYEDRHYHEHCFRCFRCDRSLADEPFTCQGEELLCNDCYCSEFSSKCVACEKTVMPGSRKLEYNGQTWHEHCFICSSCQQPIGSRSFIPDKKDYYCVPCYESKFAPRCTRCKKTLTKGGVTYRDEPWHKECFVCTGCKTPLAGQQFTSQDDNPYCIKCFGNLYAKKCSACTKPITGFGGGKYVSFEDRHWHHNCFNCARCNTSLVGKGFIPDNDEILCRDCSSDL, encoded by the exons CAGGTGAAGGAGGCCCTCAGACTGGCACCATGACAGAGTGCTTTGACTGCGACAACTGCAAGGAGTCCTTGTATGGGCGCAAGTACATCCAGATGGACAATGGCCCGTACTGCATCCCCTGCTACGATGCCCACTTTGCCAACACCTGTGATGAATGCAAAGAGCTGATCGGCCACGACTGCAGA GAGCTGTACTACGAGGATCGCCATTACCACGAGCACTGCTTTCGTTGCTTCCGCTGTGACCGTTCTCTGGCCGACGAGCCATTCACCTGCCAAGGCGAGGAGCTGCTGTGCAATGACTGCTACTGCAGCGAGTTCTCCTCCAAATGCGTTGCCTGCGAGAAGACAGTCATGCCAG GATCCCGTAAGCTAGAGTACAACGGACAAACCTGGCATGAACATTGCTTCAtatgcagcagctgccagcagcccatCGGGTCACGATCCTTCATCCCAGACAAGAAGGATTATTACTGTGTCCCCTGTTATGAGAGCAAGTTCGCTCCTCGCTGCACTCGTTGCAAAAAG ACCCTGACCAAGGGAGGAGTGACTTACCGGGATGAGCCGTGGCACAAGGAGTGTTTTGTCTGCACAGGCTGCAAGACCCCCTTGGCTGGCCAGCAGTTCACCTCCCAGGATGACAACCCGTACTGCATCAAGTGCTTTGGGAACCTCTATGCCAAGAAGTGCAGTGCCTGCACAAAGCCCATCACAG GCTTTGGCGGTGGTAAATATGTCTCCTTTGAGGACCGTCACTGGCACCATAATTGCTTTAACTGTGCCCGCTGCAACACCTCGCTGGTTGGGAAAGGCTTCATCCCTGACAACGATGAGATCCTGTGCCGCGACTGCAGCAGCGACCTATGA
- the FHL3 gene encoding four and a half LIM domains protein 3 isoform X2 — protein sequence MQGEGGPQTGTMTECFDCDNCKESLYGRKYIQMDNGPYCIPCYDAHFANTCDECKELIGHDCRELYYEDRHYHEHCFRCFRCDRSLADEPFTCQGEELLCNDCYCSEFSSKCVACEKTVMPGSRKLEYNGQTWHEHCFICSSCQQPIGSRSFIPDKKDYYCVPCYESKFAPRCTRCKKTLTKGGVTYRDEPWHKECFVCTGCKTPLAGQQFTSQDDNPYCIKCFGNLYAKKCSACTKPITGFGGGKYVSFEDRHWHHNCFNCARCNTSLVGKGFIPDNDEILCRDCSSDL from the exons GTGAAGGAGGCCCTCAGACTGGCACCATGACAGAGTGCTTTGACTGCGACAACTGCAAGGAGTCCTTGTATGGGCGCAAGTACATCCAGATGGACAATGGCCCGTACTGCATCCCCTGCTACGATGCCCACTTTGCCAACACCTGTGATGAATGCAAAGAGCTGATCGGCCACGACTGCAGA GAGCTGTACTACGAGGATCGCCATTACCACGAGCACTGCTTTCGTTGCTTCCGCTGTGACCGTTCTCTGGCCGACGAGCCATTCACCTGCCAAGGCGAGGAGCTGCTGTGCAATGACTGCTACTGCAGCGAGTTCTCCTCCAAATGCGTTGCCTGCGAGAAGACAGTCATGCCAG GATCCCGTAAGCTAGAGTACAACGGACAAACCTGGCATGAACATTGCTTCAtatgcagcagctgccagcagcccatCGGGTCACGATCCTTCATCCCAGACAAGAAGGATTATTACTGTGTCCCCTGTTATGAGAGCAAGTTCGCTCCTCGCTGCACTCGTTGCAAAAAG ACCCTGACCAAGGGAGGAGTGACTTACCGGGATGAGCCGTGGCACAAGGAGTGTTTTGTCTGCACAGGCTGCAAGACCCCCTTGGCTGGCCAGCAGTTCACCTCCCAGGATGACAACCCGTACTGCATCAAGTGCTTTGGGAACCTCTATGCCAAGAAGTGCAGTGCCTGCACAAAGCCCATCACAG GCTTTGGCGGTGGTAAATATGTCTCCTTTGAGGACCGTCACTGGCACCATAATTGCTTTAACTGTGCCCGCTGCAACACCTCGCTGGTTGGGAAAGGCTTCATCCCTGACAACGATGAGATCCTGTGCCGCGACTGCAGCAGCGACCTATGA
- the FHL3 gene encoding four and a half LIM domains protein 3 isoform X3 gives MTECFDCDNCKESLYGRKYIQMDNGPYCIPCYDAHFANTCDECKELIGHDCRELYYEDRHYHEHCFRCFRCDRSLADEPFTCQGEELLCNDCYCSEFSSKCVACEKTVMPGSRKLEYNGQTWHEHCFICSSCQQPIGSRSFIPDKKDYYCVPCYESKFAPRCTRCKKTLTKGGVTYRDEPWHKECFVCTGCKTPLAGQQFTSQDDNPYCIKCFGNLYAKKCSACTKPITGFGGGKYVSFEDRHWHHNCFNCARCNTSLVGKGFIPDNDEILCRDCSSDL, from the exons ATGACAGAGTGCTTTGACTGCGACAACTGCAAGGAGTCCTTGTATGGGCGCAAGTACATCCAGATGGACAATGGCCCGTACTGCATCCCCTGCTACGATGCCCACTTTGCCAACACCTGTGATGAATGCAAAGAGCTGATCGGCCACGACTGCAGA GAGCTGTACTACGAGGATCGCCATTACCACGAGCACTGCTTTCGTTGCTTCCGCTGTGACCGTTCTCTGGCCGACGAGCCATTCACCTGCCAAGGCGAGGAGCTGCTGTGCAATGACTGCTACTGCAGCGAGTTCTCCTCCAAATGCGTTGCCTGCGAGAAGACAGTCATGCCAG GATCCCGTAAGCTAGAGTACAACGGACAAACCTGGCATGAACATTGCTTCAtatgcagcagctgccagcagcccatCGGGTCACGATCCTTCATCCCAGACAAGAAGGATTATTACTGTGTCCCCTGTTATGAGAGCAAGTTCGCTCCTCGCTGCACTCGTTGCAAAAAG ACCCTGACCAAGGGAGGAGTGACTTACCGGGATGAGCCGTGGCACAAGGAGTGTTTTGTCTGCACAGGCTGCAAGACCCCCTTGGCTGGCCAGCAGTTCACCTCCCAGGATGACAACCCGTACTGCATCAAGTGCTTTGGGAACCTCTATGCCAAGAAGTGCAGTGCCTGCACAAAGCCCATCACAG GCTTTGGCGGTGGTAAATATGTCTCCTTTGAGGACCGTCACTGGCACCATAATTGCTTTAACTGTGCCCGCTGCAACACCTCGCTGGTTGGGAAAGGCTTCATCCCTGACAACGATGAGATCCTGTGCCGCGACTGCAGCAGCGACCTATGA